GTTTATAAATTCCAGGTAAAAGGATTGGGCCAGGTTAGTAACGAGATTACCATCAACGCACTTCCCAAACCGACGTATCCGGTGGTACGTTTGCCTGTTATTTTTCATGAGGTCAATACCAGAGTTCTAACGGCAGACAGAATACGACAGTTAACCGCGGACATGAGCCGGGCATTTCGTAATCAGTTTAATATCAACCAGGCAGAGAAAGATCCTAATGCAGAAGATCTTTTTGTAGAATTTTATCCCGCGGAAACTGGTCTTGATGGGAAAAAGCTTAGTTCACCCGGACTTCACCAGGCGGAGAGTTCAAAAACATCCTTTTCTTCGAATGATGCCTTCAACGACGCATTTACTTCATTCTGGGATCCAAGACATTATCTCAATGTTTGGGTTTATCCCAATATCACAGGAGAATATGAAAAGGCATCCTGGTCTTACTACCCCAGTGTGACCGTTCCGATGGATGGGCTTTTAACGGTTGCGGAGGGCACTGCCCCATTCTTTCCCTACGGTATTTTCTTAAATGGAAATCATGCATCGATCAATTACGAAGGCGGGAGGACTGAGGAAGTACTCGCGCATGAGGCTGGCCATGTACTGGGACTGTATCATGTTTTCAACGGAAATAATACAAGCTTTAACTCATGTAACACGGCTGACCCGGATTTCTGCCGCGACACGCCCTTTTACGATCGCAATAGTTACGCCAGTAATATTGACTTTGATCGAAGATATCAAAGGATTTCCTGTGCTGGTGTGGAATATACCTCTACAAATTTTATGGATTATTATTACACCAATAATAATTCTTTTACAACCGAACAGCTGAAAAGGGTGAGGCACGCAATAAACTATTGTATCTGGCTGCCAACGCCTCGTAACAGTGCCAAATCCGGCAGGCAAAATGGACGAAGTTCTCTGGTTGAACGGCCGGCAAATCTTAAATATATCAAACCGGTTATTTGCGAAATGCCCTGATCACGGGAAAAGCATTAAATCACATTTTACGATACTATTTTAGGAAAATCACGGAAGTTATTGATTTAAAAGATTGTGTTGATTTATTAAAATGGATTGTTGACTGGCGTTTGAAACAACAATTAATATTTACTTTTTACTGATCGTAAAAACGCCTTTATCACCAAATTTTCCAGCGTTTTTCAGCTTATCTTCAAACTCATTTTTCTTAACCGTGTCACCTTTAGCGGAATATAAATAGGCTAACCCCATGAACCCCATACCGCTGTTGGGAAAACGTTTTAAAATACTTTCATAGATTTCAATAGCTTTCTCAGTTTTTCCAGCTTTTTCGTAGGCCTTTGCCAGGTTGATCGCAACCGGACGAGGATAAATCGGCGGCTCATTATAGCCAAGCGCAAGT
The nucleotide sequence above comes from Dyadobacter subterraneus. Encoded proteins:
- a CDS encoding M43 family zinc metalloprotease, translating into MKYQFMFSARLFCLFYAFCLLSGCEKVAPLETDEFYRFDNLHKLSIQKPKTTDFFLGTEKPEIPLSAIAYDERGSVIEAPSEVISFYSNDVEITGESFVPEKVGRYAIVGKLAGQVSDTMIIRVWNPASLKLSLSISNQPAAFYANGKDTLNFKVNVLKGSKVVGVKFPYQLYVNDKEQRSGKFATKTSGVYKFQVKGLGQVSNEITINALPKPTYPVVRLPVIFHEVNTRVLTADRIRQLTADMSRAFRNQFNINQAEKDPNAEDLFVEFYPAETGLDGKKLSSPGLHQAESSKTSFSSNDAFNDAFTSFWDPRHYLNVWVYPNITGEYEKASWSYYPSVTVPMDGLLTVAEGTAPFFPYGIFLNGNHASINYEGGRTEEVLAHEAGHVLGLYHVFNGNNTSFNSCNTADPDFCRDTPFYDRNSYASNIDFDRRYQRISCAGVEYTSTNFMDYYYTNNNSFTTEQLKRVRHAINYCIWLPTPRNSAKSGRQNGRSSLVERPANLKYIKPVICEMP